The stretch of DNA GGCGGCCCAGCCGATGAGCGCCGGAAGCGCGCCCGCCGCCCCGCCGAGTACCGTGTTCTGGACGGTGTTCGGCTTGAGAACGAGCGTGTAGATGACGCTGTAAAACAGGATTGCCGTGAGGCCGAGGGCGGCCACGAGCAGGTTCACCTGTGCGAACACCCACAGCGAGATGCCGGTGAGTGCGAAGCCAAAGATGAGCGCGTTGCGGACGGGCACCTGATGGGTGGCAAGCGGTCGTTTTGCGGTGCGCTCCATTTTCTGGTCGATGTCGCGCTCTAAGACGTGGTTGAACGTCCCGCTCGCGCCAATCGAGAGCACGCCACCGGTGAGGGTGTACACGACCGTTTGAATGCTGAGGCCGGGACCCGAGGCGAGCGCCATGCCCGCAGCGGCGACGAGCGCGAGCAGCCACATGAGCCGGGGCTTCATTAGTTGGAAGTACGCCCAGATAGTCGCCTTCGCGCGGGCGGCGAGCGGACGGTCTTTGAGCGGCGTGACGGCTTCCGGTGGCCTCGCTGGTTCTGGCTCGTCAGTGTCGTGTGGTTCGTTGTCGAACGCGGCGGTCTCCTCTTCAAGAGTCCACGCGAGCGCGACGACAATGCCGGTGAAAATTCCCATGCCGACGAGGAGGTGGGCGGTCGGAAGTGCTCCGACGCCACCGGAGTCTGCGACGAGCGCGCCGATACCGACCTGTATCGGATAGAGCGCAAGAACTCCGACGAGCGCGCCTTTGACGCGGCGCGAGGCCGCCCCGCGCAGGCCGCGGACGACGGCGAGCAAGACGAGCAGGCCGACGAGCGCGGCGACGAGGCGGTGGGTGAGGGCGACGAGAAGGGCGGGGTCAGAAAAGTCGAGCGGGCCGCCACAGACAGGCCAACCGGAGCACGCGGCGGCCGCATCGGTGAGCGACGCGGTCGCGCCGACGACCACCAGCAAGTAGACACCCATCGCTGCGCCGGTGAGCAGCGTCGTAAACTTGGGAACGGTGGAGTCGGCCACGATAACGTAACCTCTTATCCGTCTCTTCCATGCGAGCCTATTTATTCCCCGCGCTTTCAGCGCACGCAGAGGGGAAAGTTAGGTATTTATGCCCCTCTTTCTAAGCCCAACCAAGGATGAATTACAAGCGCATCGGGTTCGGGACCCTGCTCTCCGTGGCGCTTCTTGCGTTGGCTGTCGAACCAGTGGCAGCACAAGAGGCAACGTCGGTCACACGGGGGCTTATCGATGGGTTGAACAGCAAACTCCTGTTCGTCGCGATTCCGATTACGATTCTCACCGAAGGAATCCTCATTTACACCGTTTACAAATTCCGTAAAACGGAAGAGCCGAAGCCAACCCAGGAGAACCGCCGCCTCGAAATCACGTGGACCGTCGCCACCGCGATTATCCTCCTGTTCGTCGGCGTCGCCTCCTATCAGGTGCTCGGCAACGAGTTCGTCACCACACCGGAGGACCAAGTAAACAACATTCAAGAAGAGAACGCCGTCGTCGTTGAGGTCACCGCCCAGAAGTACTTCTGGACGTTCCACTATCCACAACACGACGTGAACGCCTCCGACACGATGGTCATCCCATCCGACCGGCCGGTGTATCTCAAGATAACCTCGACAGATTGGCTCCACGCCTTCCACGTGCCAGAACTCGGTCTCAAGCAGGACGCCTTCCCCGGTGAAACTCACACCATCAAAACGAAGGTGAACCCATCCGGCGAGGGCACCTACCAGCTCTACTGTGCAGAGTACTGTGGGGTTGGCCACTCCGGAATGCTCGGTGAGGTCAACGTCACCGACGGCGCAACTTACGACCAATGGATTGAGAACCAGCAGGCGGCCGCCGAATCTGAATCCGGTGGCAACAACACCACCGCTGGTGGCAACAACGCGACGGCCAGCAACAACACCACCGCGAAACTCGCGGCATAATCTCCGTTCTTCTCTGTTTATCACACTGGTGAGCGACGGCGCTCTTGTGCGTCATCTCGTGTCGGTCACGACGTACCGCGCCCCAGCCGCGCTGACTGGTTCTCTCATCCGTTTTTAGGCAATTGACCGGACCCTCACCCTCCTGTCGCCAAGGTACCTACACGACGCTGTGATGCGCCCGTGAGTACCTGCAGTGAGTGGGGGTTTCCGAGTGACTCGCCGGGTCGGGGGCACAGCCACTGGCGTGGATGGTAGCGCTGTCGCCGTTGCATTGTGTCTCTCCTTGTGGGCGTTCAGTGACCGTTCTCCATCGCTCCTGTGCGCTCATGTGTACGTATGACGACGGCCCTGCTCCGCACGGCAGTGAGTCTACTTCGCGTTCAGTCGGTGGGTGGCGGCGCGTTCTCGGTCGTCCGTCCCAGCGACTCAGAGACGATTCACAATGCCCAGACGCGACATGCTGCGACACACGCGCTCCCGTGTGGAAGGTGTGATGCAACGATTGCTGGGTCGAGAATAGGGCAAGTGCTCGCGGGCGAAGCGGTGAAAAGGTGAGACGCAGGTTACAGTGAGTACACCGCGCCGACGTACAGCACGACGACGAGGAAGACCCACACTGCGTCAACGAAGTGCCAGTACATCGAGACCGTCGACACGGAGGTGTGTCGCTCTGCGTCGTACTGGCCTTTGAGCGACCGGATGAACACGATGCCGAGGAGGACGGCACCGAGCGAAACGTGAAGCCCGTGGAGGCCAGTCAAGCCGAAGAAGGCGCTCGCAAACACGCCTTCGGTGAGCGTGAACCCTTCGACGATGATGAACTCGTAGTACTCGTACACCTGCCCGCCGAGGAACACGACCCCGAGCAGGAGGGTTGCGGCGAGCAGTTGGATGAACCGCGTGCGGTTCCCCTTCCGAAGCGCGACGTGCGCGTAGTGGAGGGTGACACTGCTCACGATCAGCAATGCGGTGTTGATGATGACGAGCGACCCGAGGAATCCGTGTGGGATGTGCTCCGGTGGCCACGCACCTGCGCGGATAAAGAAGTAGTAAACGAACCCTGCGCCGAAGGTTGCGACTTCTGTTCCGAGGAACGATACCATCCCGAGACGCAGTCCTTTGCTGTGGCCGTCGCCGTCCCAGAAGTTGACGACGAAGGCGTGATACAGCCAGCCGTACAGTCCGGCAAGGAAGAGGAACGTGCTCGCGACGAACACGCCCGGTCCAGCCATCGGGTCAACGAGTGCATTCTCGCCCCGGGCGAGCACGAACAGGGCCGCGCCAACGTACAATCCAGCCCCGCCAAGGGCGGTGATAAACGGCCACCAGCTCGCCTCACCGAACCCGCGTGGCCAGTCCTCGACCGCGGGGAGGTGGTGGTGACCACCATGGTCATCCGATGCGTCTTCTACGCTCATGGTCGGACGTTTACAGTGGAATACCAAAAACCCTCCCAACCGCATCCGCCGGTAACTGTTTTCGGAACATACACGTTCGTGCCCAGACTACCGCCGGTAAATGAGCGACCGCACCCCGAACGGAGGTCGCAGTTGGCTCCGGGCGGGTACCCTAACCCTCCTCACCCTCACGCTCTTCGTGGGTCGGGCACTCGCCCACGGTGGGAGCCTCCGTGCTGCCACGCCCGAACAACTGGCCATTCCGACGTGGCTCTTCTTGCTGACCGGGAGCGGCGTGATCGGGGCGTCGTTCTTGCTCGCGAGTTTCGTCACGAACCGCGCGTTCATTCGCTCGATTCACGACTGGCACCGACGGCTCTCAGTCCCACGAGCAGCCTTGGCCGCGGGTGCGCTCAAACTCGTTGGCGTACTAGGTCTTCTCGCCGTACTCGTCGTGGGATTTTTCGGGCCACAGTTCCCGCTTGGCAACCTCGCCATCCTCACGGTCTGGGTGGGGTGGTGGGCGGGCTACACCATCTCCGTGTATCTCATCGGAAACACGTGGGAGACGCTCAATCCGTGGCGGACGATTGCAGAGGTGCTCCCCACAGTTGGCGCGACCTACCCTGACCGCCTCGGTGCGTGGCCAAGCGTTGGCGGCCTGCTCGCACTCGTCTGGCTCGAAGTCGTGAGCCCGCTCGCAGACCAAGCCGACCTCCTCTCCACCGTCGTTCTTGGGTACACCATCGTCACACTCGCGGGTGCCGTTTTCTACACGCCGGACAAGTGGTTTTCGACGGTTGACCCCGTCTCGCGCGTGTTCACCTACTACGGCCGAGTCGCCCCACTCAGACGCACCGCGGATGGCCTCAAACTCCGGCTTCCCGGCTCGGCGCTCGAAGACACGCGATTCGTAGACGGCCCGGACGAGGTCGCGTTCGTCATCGCACTGCTCTGGGTCACGACCTACGATGGATTCGTCACCACGCCCGCGTGGACGGACCTCGCGACGTGGCTCGTGAATCTCGGCGTGCCCGCGCTCGTGCTCTACTCCGTCGCATTGCTCGCCGGGTTCGGCCTCTTCCTCGGTGCATACCGTGCGGCCACGCGTCGAAGCATTGGCTTCGCGGAAACGTACCTCCCGGCAAAAACCCTCGCCACGCGATTTGCCCCGTCGCTTCTCGCCATCGCCGCTGGCTACCACCTCGCGCACTTCCTTGGTTACTTCATCTCACTGTCGCCCGCGCTCGTGACCGTTGCGTTCTCGCCACTTACCCCACCGGCGAACGTCCCCGTCATTCCGCTTCCATCGTGGTTTGGCGGCCTCAATCTCACCTTCGTCTTGCTCGGCCATCTTGTCGCAATTTGGGTGGCTCACGCGACTGCCTACGACCTGTTTCCCTCCCGGCTGCAAGCCATCAGGAGCCAGTACCCCTACATCGCCGTGATGATGTTCTACACCATGGTCAGCCTCTGGATTGTCGCAGAACCAGACCTCACCCCTCCATTCCTATGACCGACGACGCACCCTTCCCGTGTCCGTACTGTGACCAGCGATTCGCCCGCGAACAGTGGCAGGCGTTGCATCTTGGCCTCGACCACGACGACGTGTTAACCGACGCAGAGCGCGAAGCCGTCTCTGCGGCTCGCGAGCAAGAGGTTGCAGACCTCAAGACATTCCGACTGAAGGCACTCGCCGCGCTCGTGTTCCTCTACTTTGGGTTCCTATTTGCCTACTCGCTTTTCGCCTGAGGCGAGTTCCGATGCCCCTTTCTATCGCCACTCCGTACGCCCGGCCATGGACGAACAACCGGGATTGAGCGACCAGTACAGCCGTGCCAGCCCGTGGCCGGTGTTCGTCGCCCTCGGCCTCGCTTTGTCTGAGGTCGGTATCGTCATGGCGCTGTTCCCCCTCGCCGTTGGTGGCCTCTTGCTGTTCGCGGGAAGCGTAACCGGAATCCTACAGGAATCAGACTATATCGAGTCACCGTGGCCACTGCTTTCTGGGTTCGGCGTCGTCTTGCTCGCCGTCGGTGGCGGCCTCGTGCTCTCACAGGCAGCTGCATCCACGCCCGACGCCATCCTCACTGCCATCTCGCAGATGAATGGTCTCGTCTTCCGTGGCCTGTCGATTCTCCTCTCTGGTGTGATTCTCGCGGTTCTCGGCGTGGTCGGGAAGGTTGCGGAACCGGCCCAGTTCTAAGCCGAAAACCAACAATCTATTTATTCCGGTGGTCCTAGCAACCCACAATGACCGAGCGCATCTTCGACCGTGACACGATGCTCGACCTCACGGTGAACATGATTCCGATGGGGATTATCCTCTTTTTCATCATTGGGTTCGCCGTGTTCAATCCGTTTGGATTCAACCTAGAAAAGTCAAGTCTCCAGTACGCCCTCCTCATCGTTCCATTCGCCGCGATGGGCCTGCTCACATACTACGCGGGCAAGGCCATCTCGCTTGGCGAACAGGAAATTGAGAACGACGCGAACATGGAAAACCCGTACGAAACGCACTAGGCCCGTTCGTTTCGACTACTTATTGCGTTCATCTCCTGCCTTGCTGTGCGCACACAACCCACACCGTGTTGGGCCTTCCCATAGCGCCCGGCAGACGCGAAAATTACGACGTATTTTGCCGGGTTAATCGTCACCCGCGGACGCGGAACCTAACCATTCTTTACCCTGTGGTTCCGAGGGTCGGACATGGCTACAGGACAGTTAGCACTGACGGTGCTGATGGGGGTGTTCCTCATCGCCGTCGCTGCCTGGCTCTCTCGCGTCGAAGATTGGCGCTCATATGCTCCGCTATCGGGAGGCGGCGGCTACAGGAGGGACACAGGCACCGCTCACGAGGAGAAGCCTGCGGGACTTATCCGCTGGCTGACCACGGTTGACCACAAAGACATCGGAATTCTCTACGGACTCTACGGGACGATTGCCTTCATCTGGGGCGGTCTCGCGGTCCTGCTCATGCGCGTGGAACTTGCCTCGCCGGCACAGGACGTCATCGAGCTGTCGATGTACAACGGCCTGCTCACGAGTCACGGAATCACGATGCTGTTTTTGTTCGCAACGCCCATCATCGCGGCGTTCTCGAACTACTTCATCCCGCTGCTGATTGGCGCAGACGACATGGCGTTCCCGCGCATCAACGCCATCGCGTTCTGGCTCCTGCCACCGGCGGCGCTGCTCATCTGGGCTGGCTTCTTCTTGGACCCACTCACGGGTGGACAGATTCAAGCCGCACAGACGAGCTGGACGATGTACACCCCGCTGTCCGCAGAACAGGCCAACCCCGGCGTTGACCTGATGCTCCTCGGGCTGCACCTTTCTGGTGTCTCTGCGACCATGGGTGCGATTAACTTCATCGTCACCATCTTCACCGAACGCAATGACAAGGTCAACTGGGCCAACCTCGACATCTTCTCCTGGACGATTCTGACCCAGTCCGGCCTCATCCTGTTCGCGTTCCCACTGCTTGGCAGCGCGCTCATCATGCTGTTGTTAGACCGTAACTTCGCCACGACGTTCTTCACCGTCGGCGGCGGGTCACCGATTCTCTGGCAACACCTGTTCTGGTTCTTCGGCCACCCAGAAGTGTACATCCTCGTCCTCCCACCGATGGGGATGGTCAGCTATATCTTGCCGAAGTTCGCGGGACGCAAGCTGTTCGGGTTCAAGTTCGTCGTCTACTCGACGCTCGCCATCGGCGTACTCTCGTTCGGTGTGTGGGCCCACCACATGTTCTCGACGGGTATCGACCCACGCCTGCGTGCGTCGTTCATGGCCGTCTCACTGGCGATTGCCATCCCGAGTGCGGTCAAGACCTTTAACTGGATAACCACGCTCTGGAACGGGAAACTCCGGATGACCGCCCCGATGCTGTTCTGTATCGGGTTCATCTCGAACTTCATCATCGGCGGCGTCACCGGTGTCTTCCTCGCGGCGGTTCCGGTCGACCTCGTGCTCCACGACACCTACTACGTCGTGGGTCACTTCCACTACATCGTGATGGGCGTCATTGCGTTCGGCGTGTTCGCCGCGGTGTACTACTGGTTCCCAATCTACACCGGGCGGATGTACCAGCGCACGCTCGCTAAGTGGCACTTTTGGCTCGTCATGGTCGGGACGAACCTGACGTTCTTTGGCATGCTCATCCTCGGCTACCTCGGCATGCCGCGGCGCTACGCCACCTACGACTTCAACCCGGCAATCACGCCGATGCAGGCGATTACGGCGCTCCACCAGCTCGCAACCGTCGGCGCGTTCATCATCGCCATCGGCATGGCCATCTTCGTCTGGAACATCGTCATGTCCTGGATGGAAGGCCCCGTCATCGAAGACGGCGACCCATGGAGTCTCAAGGACACGAATCAGCACGGCCACGAATGGCACTGGCACGAAAACCGCGTCAACCGCTCTATTGTCGCGGCTGACGGCGGTGAAGAAGAAGTCGCAACCGACGGCGGCGAAGTCGCAGACGAGTAAGCATCGGTCGCAGTTTTTGTTTTTCACGCATTCACACCGCTGAGCAGCGCGTGCGAGGGGGAGAAAACGCCGGGTAGTTGGACGCCGGTACTAGAACATCACGAGGACGAACCCGCCAAGGAACATCAACGCGGCTATCGCGCCGAGAATGAGCATCAACAGCTCTTTGTCGGACATACTCGGCGTTGGCACCGCGAGGTCAAAAGGCTAATCGTCGGTGATTCCTAAACCGGAATATGGGAAAGACGCAGACGTTCACCGGCGGTCGGCGCGTCGTCCTCACCATCTACGTCGTCGTCGTGGCAGTCGCCGCGCTCACGGGACTGATTCTCGGCACCTTCGTCGAAGGAAAACTGCTCGCACCAAAATATCTCGGCCTCATCGAGTTCCCCGCAACCCCCCTCGGACTCGCCGCCTACGGTGCGTTGACGCTCGCGACCGTCCTTGGCGTTCTCCTTGGGTTGGTCATCTACGTTTCAGACCGCTACGTCGAGTAGGGTTTACCCCTGCCCGACCATCGAATCTTGGTCGTCCCACTCCTTCTTGCGCAGTTCGTATTTTTGCACCTTCCCGGTCGCGGTGGTCGGAAGTGCGTCAACAAACTCGACGTTGTGGACGACTTTGTAGCCCGCGAGCCGTTCGCGGCAGAACGCCTCGATTTCTTCGAGGGTGATGCCCGGATTCTCCGTGTCACCGTTTGCGGGGACGATGAACGCCTTTGGCGTCTCGCCCCACTTATCGCTCGGTGCGGGAATCACGGCCACGTTGGCGATGGCGTCGTGGTCGAACAACGTGTCTTCGAGTTCGATCGAAGAGATGTTCTCCCCGCCGGAGATGATGATGTCCTTCTTGCGGTCTTGAATCGAAATCATGCCGTGTTCGTCCACGACCGCGAGGTCACCCATGTGGTAGTAGCCCTCGACGCGGTCTGTGAACGCCTCTTCGGTGGCTTCGGGCTTGTTCCAGTAGCCCTCCATAATCTGGTTGCCGCGGACGACGACCTCGCCGAGCGTTTCGTCGTCCCACGGCACGTCCTCACCGTCCGCGTCCACGACACGGATTTCGGTCCCGAGGTAGCCGATTCCCTGCCGCTTCTTGAGTCGGAAGCGGGCGTCATCGTCATCGTCGAAAAAGCTCCCGAAGTCGGAGGTGGTGATGAGCGGCCCCGTCTCGGTCGCGCCGTAGACGTGCATCAAATACCAGCCGAACTCGTCTTCGACGACCCGGAGCGTCGCCTCTGGCGGCGCGCTGCCGGCGGTGGCGACGCGTACGTCGTTGTCACCTACCGTCTCCGGCTCTGCTTCGTCGTAGTACTCCATCAGCAAGTTGAGCACCGTCGGGGCGGCGCACATGTAGGAGACGTTCTCCTCGCGGACGGTGTCGAAAATCCACTCGGCGTCGATGCCGCGGGTACAGATTTGGCGCGCGCCGTTGCCGGTGACGGAAAAGATGTGTCCCCAGCCGTTTGCGTGGAACATCGGCAGCGTCCACAGATACACGTCCTCGTCTGAGATGCGCTGGTGGTGGCTGATGAGGTAGGCGTGGAGTGTCTCACAGCGATGGGTGCGCATCACGCCCTTCGGGTCGCCGGTCGTTCCCGAGGTGTAGTTGATGGTGATGACCTCGTCTTCTGCCATCTCCGGGCGCTCGTACTCGCTCGATTCTGCGATGACGTCGTCGAACTGCTCCCAGTCGCCTTCGACGGCGTCCGCGTCGTTGGTGATGAAAATCTCGGTGGGGATGTCGTCGCGGATTTGCTCGATTTGCTCCGTGTAGGCGTGGTCTGCGTAGATGGCTTTCACGCCCGCATCGTTCAGGATGTACTCGAACTCGCGAGGGACGAGTCGGTAGTTGAGCGGCGTGTGCACCCCGCCAAGTTGCATGATGCCGTAGGCCGCTTCGAGGTGGTAGTGCGTGTTCGGGTCAAGGACGGCTACCCGGTCACCCTTTTCAACTCCGCGCGCCTGAAGTGCGGCGGAGAAGCCGTCTGCCCGGTCACCAATCTCAGCGTAGGTCAGTCGCTCTCCCGTAGTGGCGACGACCCCTTCTTTGTCTCCGTAATAGGTTCGTGCCCTATCTAAAAACTCGGTGACGAGTAGCGGATTTTCCATATGTCATGATAAAATTGGGCAAACCAAGCATAGGTTTTTCGCCTGCGGCAGGTGGTCGTCGCACCAGTCTGTGAGAGTACGCAATGAAAAAGACAGGGTGAACGTTCGCTCAGTTTGATTTGAGTTGGTCGCGGATTTTCTCCGGGACGGAAGGGTCACGAAGCGTCGTCGTGTTCCCGAGTTCTTCGTCGTTCGAGATGTTTTCGAGTAGGCGACGCATGATTTTCCCCGAGCGCGTTTTCGGCAGGTCGTCCACGAAGAGGACGTTTGCCGGGCGGGCGAACTTCCCAATCTCCTCTTCGACTGCGCCCACGATTCGCTTTCGCACGTCGTCGCCCGCCTCGACGCCCTCTCTCAGGATGACGTACACGTCCGGCACTTCGCCCTTCGCTTCGTCCTTGCGCGAGACGACGGCGGCTTCTGCCACGTCTTCGACTTCTGCGACGGCGCTTTCGAGTTCCATCGTCCCGAGGCGGTGGCCCGCGACGTTCATCACGTCGTCCAACCGCCCAAGGATGCGGAAGTAGCCGTCGCGCTCGTGAACCGCGCCGTCCCCGGCTTTGTACAGCCAGTCGCGCCAGTCGTCTGAGTCGGTGTCGGAGAAATCAGCCCAGTAGGTGCTGATGAAGCGCTCGTCGTCGCCGTACACCGTTTGGAGCATGCCGGGCCATGGCCGAGTGATGACGAGGTTGCCAGCCTGTCCCGTCGCCGGCTCTAAGAGGTCGCCCTCATCGTCTACGAGCGCGGGTTTGATGCCCGGACAGCCGACGCCCGCGCTGCCGGGTTTCATGTCTTTGAGCGCCGGGAGATTGGTGATGAGGTGGCCACCGGTCTCAGTCTGCCACCACGTATCCACGATGACGGCCTCCTCTTTGCCGACGTACTTGTAGTACCAGAGCCATGCTTCTGGCTGAATTGGTTCACCGACCGTCGTCATATGCCTAAAGGAGAAGTCGTAGTCGTCGAGGTACTGCTCGCCCCACTTCATGAACATGCGCACGGCGGTTGGCGAGGTGTGGAAGATGTCCACGTCGTACTTCTCTGCGATCTCCCACGTCCGGCTTTTGTGCGGGAAGTCGGGTGCGCCTTCGTACATCACCGAAGTCGTCCCGAGTGCGAGCGGGCCGTAGACGATGTACGTGTGGCCCGTAATCCAGCCGATGTCGGCCATACACCAGTAGGTGTCTTCGGGCTTGATATCGAGGACGTACTTCGAGGTGCCTGCCGCGTAGGCGAGATACCCGCCGGTGCGGTGCTGACAGCCCTTTGGCTGGCCCGTCGTCCCCGAGGTGTACATGAGGAACAGGGGGTCTTCTGCGTCACGGGAGACGGGGTCGACGCGCGCCCCGCGGTGAT from Haladaptatus sp. ZSTT2 encodes:
- the acs gene encoding acetate--CoA ligase; the encoded protein is MTKDSSQALEARLREQDYFRPSPKFVGQANQTDPGIYDRFDEEYPEAFSEYADLLDWDEPWDEVFDGSNPPFFKWFTGGKLNASYNCIDRHLAERKNQTALLWEGEDGEQRNISYQDLYREVNEFASLLRDVGVKEGDIVTLHMPMVPALPITMLALARIGAPHSEVFGGFSAQALADRVDDANSDYVVTIDGYYRRGELLNHKQKADEAMELADHDVKNVLVWTREDELHPDVELEDGRDLRVEELLEDHRGARVDPVSRDAEDPLFLMYTSGTTGQPKGCQHRTGGYLAYAAGTSKYVLDIKPEDTYWCMADIGWITGHTYIVYGPLALGTTSVMYEGAPDFPHKSRTWEIAEKYDVDIFHTSPTAVRMFMKWGEQYLDDYDFSFRHMTTVGEPIQPEAWLWYYKYVGKEEAVIVDTWWQTETGGHLITNLPALKDMKPGSAGVGCPGIKPALVDDEGDLLEPATGQAGNLVITRPWPGMLQTVYGDDERFISTYWADFSDTDSDDWRDWLYKAGDGAVHERDGYFRILGRLDDVMNVAGHRLGTMELESAVAEVEDVAEAAVVSRKDEAKGEVPDVYVILREGVEAGDDVRKRIVGAVEEEIGKFARPANVLFVDDLPKTRSGKIMRRLLENISNDEELGNTTTLRDPSVPEKIRDQLKSN
- the coxB gene encoding cytochrome c oxidase subunit II — protein: MNYKRIGFGTLLSVALLALAVEPVAAQEATSVTRGLIDGLNSKLLFVAIPITILTEGILIYTVYKFRKTEEPKPTQENRRLEITWTVATAIILLFVGVASYQVLGNEFVTTPEDQVNNIQEENAVVVEVTAQKYFWTFHYPQHDVNASDTMVIPSDRPVYLKITSTDWLHAFHVPELGLKQDAFPGETHTIKTKVNPSGEGTYQLYCAEYCGVGHSGMLGEVNVTDGATYDQWIENQQAAAESESGGNNTTAGGNNATASNNTTAKLAA
- a CDS encoding heme o synthase, with protein sequence MADSTVPKFTTLLTGAAMGVYLLVVVGATASLTDAAAACSGWPVCGGPLDFSDPALLVALTHRLVAALVGLLVLLAVVRGLRGAASRRVKGALVGVLALYPIQVGIGALVADSGGVGALPTAHLLVGMGIFTGIVVALAWTLEEETAAFDNEPHDTDEPEPARPPEAVTPLKDRPLAARAKATIWAYFQLMKPRLMWLLALVAAAGMALASGPGLSIQTVVYTLTGGVLSIGASGTFNHVLERDIDQKMERTAKRPLATHQVPVRNALIFGFALTGISLWVFAQVNLLVAALGLTAILFYSVIYTLVLKPNTVQNTVLGGAAGALPALIGWAAVTGDIGLPGLALAGVIFLWTPAHFYNLALAYKDDYARGGFPMMPVVRGDALTRKHILWYLAATLIGASVLGTVTTLGWLYALTTVSLGGVFLWAVVRLHRERTTGAAFRAFHASNAYLGMLLLAIIIDALVL
- a CDS encoding DUF7410 domain-containing protein, coding for MTDDAPFPCPYCDQRFAREQWQALHLGLDHDDVLTDAEREAVSAAREQEVADLKTFRLKALAALVFLYFGFLFAYSLFA
- a CDS encoding DUF7541 family protein gives rise to the protein MDEQPGLSDQYSRASPWPVFVALGLALSEVGIVMALFPLAVGGLLLFAGSVTGILQESDYIESPWPLLSGFGVVLLAVGGGLVLSQAAASTPDAILTAISQMNGLVFRGLSILLSGVILAVLGVVGKVAEPAQF
- a CDS encoding long-chain-fatty-acid--CoA ligase → MENPLLVTEFLDRARTYYGDKEGVVATTGERLTYAEIGDRADGFSAALQARGVEKGDRVAVLDPNTHYHLEAAYGIMQLGGVHTPLNYRLVPREFEYILNDAGVKAIYADHAYTEQIEQIRDDIPTEIFITNDADAVEGDWEQFDDVIAESSEYERPEMAEDEVITINYTSGTTGDPKGVMRTHRCETLHAYLISHHQRISDEDVYLWTLPMFHANGWGHIFSVTGNGARQICTRGIDAEWIFDTVREENVSYMCAAPTVLNLLMEYYDEAEPETVGDNDVRVATAGSAPPEATLRVVEDEFGWYLMHVYGATETGPLITTSDFGSFFDDDDDARFRLKKRQGIGYLGTEIRVVDADGEDVPWDDETLGEVVVRGNQIMEGYWNKPEATEEAFTDRVEGYYHMGDLAVVDEHGMISIQDRKKDIIISGGENISSIELEDTLFDHDAIANVAVIPAPSDKWGETPKAFIVPANGDTENPGITLEEIEAFCRERLAGYKVVHNVEFVDALPTTATGKVQKYELRKKEWDDQDSMVGQG
- the ctaD gene encoding cytochrome c oxidase subunit I, which codes for MATGQLALTVLMGVFLIAVAAWLSRVEDWRSYAPLSGGGGYRRDTGTAHEEKPAGLIRWLTTVDHKDIGILYGLYGTIAFIWGGLAVLLMRVELASPAQDVIELSMYNGLLTSHGITMLFLFATPIIAAFSNYFIPLLIGADDMAFPRINAIAFWLLPPAALLIWAGFFLDPLTGGQIQAAQTSWTMYTPLSAEQANPGVDLMLLGLHLSGVSATMGAINFIVTIFTERNDKVNWANLDIFSWTILTQSGLILFAFPLLGSALIMLLLDRNFATTFFTVGGGSPILWQHLFWFFGHPEVYILVLPPMGMVSYILPKFAGRKLFGFKFVVYSTLAIGVLSFGVWAHHMFSTGIDPRLRASFMAVSLAIAIPSAVKTFNWITTLWNGKLRMTAPMLFCIGFISNFIIGGVTGVFLAAVPVDLVLHDTYYVVGHFHYIVMGVIAFGVFAAVYYWFPIYTGRMYQRTLAKWHFWLVMVGTNLTFFGMLILGYLGMPRRYATYDFNPAITPMQAITALHQLATVGAFIIAIGMAIFVWNIVMSWMEGPVIEDGDPWSLKDTNQHGHEWHWHENRVNRSIVAADGGEEEVATDGGEVADE
- a CDS encoding cytochrome c oxidase subunit 3, translating into MSVEDASDDHGGHHHLPAVEDWPRGFGEASWWPFITALGGAGLYVGAALFVLARGENALVDPMAGPGVFVASTFLFLAGLYGWLYHAFVVNFWDGDGHSKGLRLGMVSFLGTEVATFGAGFVYYFFIRAGAWPPEHIPHGFLGSLVIINTALLIVSSVTLHYAHVALRKGNRTRFIQLLAATLLLGVVFLGGQVYEYYEFIIVEGFTLTEGVFASAFFGLTGLHGLHVSLGAVLLGIVFIRSLKGQYDAERHTSVSTVSMYWHFVDAVWVFLVVVLYVGAVYSL
- a CDS encoding DUF7520 family protein — its product is MGKTQTFTGGRRVVLTIYVVVVAVAALTGLILGTFVEGKLLAPKYLGLIEFPATPLGLAAYGALTLATVLGVLLGLVIYVSDRYVE
- a CDS encoding DUF6684 family protein, which translates into the protein MTERIFDRDTMLDLTVNMIPMGIILFFIIGFAVFNPFGFNLEKSSLQYALLIVPFAAMGLLTYYAGKAISLGEQEIENDANMENPYETH